GTCACCACCTTTGGTTCTAATCAGCTGCTGCCAAGGacctttcctctctcccacctGCCACATGCCCTGGGAGTGTACAAAGCCTGCATTTGGCCAGTTCCAGAACCGTATTCTCCCTTTGGTCTTGCAGATCACCCACCCTCAGCCTTTCTATTCTGCCGAGTGATAACATCCAGAGGTGGCTGTCTCTGGATGCTCTAGGAGAATGTCCAGCTTCTGCTCAGGACTGGACGCAGCTCTGGGGGTTCACTCCTGGCAGTGGTCGCTGGGCTGGCAGGCAATCACTTTCCTTGAATGAGCACTTATGTCTATTCCCACTCTTCTTGGACAAGCCCTAGATCCTGATACATGTAAGCTCTGAAAATTGTCCTCCCGAATCCTAGATTGAGCCACTGTGGGAAGTGGCAGGCCCTTTGCTGGGTCTAGCCTAAGCATCTCCTGCTGCCAGGAAAGCCCATTTAGATGCAGGGAAGGGTCAAATTCAGGGcatggcagagggagagagatgggaagCGAAGCCCCGAGACTCACCTGCTCAGATTCCTGTCTCATCTCAGGCACAGTGATGACCCGGGGGTGGGCGCTGTTCTCGGCGCCCCCCACGAACTTGGACTGGGTCAGCTTCTTTCTGCGGTCTTTCTTCACTGCCTCGGCCTTCAGCTCAGAGATGCGGGTGTGCTTGGGGCGGAACACCTTGGGTGGGTAGGTCTCCTCGGCCATCTCGGAGGTGGTCGGCTCCTCTTGCTcctgagagtctctctctgcagGGAGGAGCAGAGGCTGGTGAGCCCCGGTGGGCACAGGGGCCCAGGCCTGGCAGGTGTGAGCTGAGGGGAGTCACAAAGGCTGCAGCAGAAGGGTCTCTGCCTCCCGGAGCTCACCAGACTGAGCCAAGCGGGAATAAGAACCAGGGAGGAAGCGTCAACACGATGCAAGTGGTGGCAAGTTCCTGTCATGACTGGATCAGGGAGAGCGAGGGCAGGTAGAAGACTTTGAGGAGCAGGAGAATCATGAAAAAGTCATGCTGCTATAGGAGGGGACGTTTGTCAGGAGGGAGAAGACATTAGTGGCCCATGGAAGGCTGTGGCAAGGGGCTTGCTCACCAGGGAAGGCCGAGTGCATGGTGGTGGCTGCAGGTGGGGCTGAGACCTAAGAATGCAACCTGGAGAATTGAACCGGCAGCGGAAGATAGGGCACAGCCAGGGTGTGACAAGAAAGGCCAGGTCTGTGCTCCTTGTGAGGTCTTGGCACTTTCAGAACTGCTGGCGGTGGTGGTGGGGAGTTGAGATATATTTGGATCTGGGGAACCAAGGGTAAGGGGGTCTTGGGGTCTGGAGCAGCAGGGTGGTGGGGACCATCATGAAGAGCAGGAAGAGGGGACCTGGGAGACGGGAGAGCCAGAAATGTGGGGCCTGGAGGGGAGCGGCGAGGGGGCCAGTGGGTTCTGGAGGCCTTGCTCCCTGCTCCGACCCAGAGCTGGC
The sequence above is drawn from the Cynocephalus volans isolate mCynVol1 chromosome 8, mCynVol1.pri, whole genome shotgun sequence genome and encodes:
- the LOC134384704 gene encoding insulin-like growth factor-binding protein 5 codes for the protein MHSAFPERDSQEQEEPTTSEMAEETYPPKVFRPKHTRISELKAEAVKKDRRKKLTQSKFVGGAENSAHPRVITVPEMRQESEQGPCRRHMEASLQELKASPRMVPCAVYLPNCDRKGFYKRKQCKPSRGRKRGICWCVDKYGMKLPGMEYVDGDFQCHTFDSSNVE